The genomic DNA AAGAGACAGAACATCCCCCATACCTAAGATACGAGAGGCAACACGGTCAGGGTGGAACGGTTCTAATGCATCCGTTTTTTCACCAACACCTAAGAATTTAATCGGTTTACCGGTAATGTGTTTAACCGATAGCGCAGCACCACCACGCGCGTCACCATCTACTTTCGTTAAGATGACACCGGTTAATGGCAATGTATCACCAAACGCTTTAGCGGTATTGGCCGCATCTTGACCTGTCATGGCGTCAACCACGAACAGCGTTTCTACTGGGTTAATGGCGCTATGAAGCTGCTGAATCTCAGCCATCATTTCTTCATCAACGGCAAGACGACCCGCGGTATCGACGATTAATACGTCGTAGAATTTCTTCTTCGCATGGTCAATGGCTGCATTAGCGATAGCAAGAGGTTTCTGATCTGCGCTAGATGGGAAGAAATCGACACCCACATCTTCTGCTAATGTTTGTAGCTGTTTGATCGCCGCCGGACGATACACATCGGCAGATACAACCAGTACTTTTTTCTTGTCTCGCTCAGATAAAAGCTTTGATAGCTTAGCAACACTGGTGGTTTTACCCGCACCTTGTAAACCCGCCATCAACACCACTGCAGGTGGTTGCGCTGCGAGGTTAAGTCCTTCGTTGGACTCCCCCATTACCACTTCTAGTTCAGACTGAACAATTTTAATGAACTCTTGGCCTGGCGTTAAAGATTTAGAAACCTCAACCCCTACCGCGCCTTCTTTTACGCGTTTGATAAAATCGCGTACCACAGGAAGGGCGACATCCGCCTCAAGAAGCGCCATACGTACTTCACGTAGCGTCTCTTTTATGTTGTCTTCGGTCAGACGACCTTTACCGCTGATGTTCTTCAGCGTCTTGGATAATCTTTCTGTTAAGTTATCAAACATCGTGCTCTCTTCGCGTTAAGTTGCGATTCATATCGTAAAGTATACCTCACAGGCTCTATTTACAAAACCATGCTAAATAAGTACATAGCCAGTAATGTGGTATTAGGTGTATAATTTTGTTTTAACCCTAAATACTAATGTCGACAAATATGAACGTTGTGGTTGTTATACTAGCCGTACTGCTATACCTAACGGCAACCTTTCTTATCTTGCCAGGGCTAATACGTCAGTCAGAGATAAACAAAAAAACAGTGTTAGGCATCACGTCTACTGCCTTGATTTTGCACTTTTCAACGCTGTTTGAAAGTATTTTTGCCCCTTATGGGCAAAATATGAGCATTCTTAATGTTGCATCCCTTGTTAGCTTCATTATTTCTCTGGTGCTCAGTTTAGCCATGTTCAAAACTCGACTTTGGTTTCTGCTCCCCATTGCTTTTGGTTTTTCATGTTTAAGTTTGATTGCTGCTGAGTTTATTCCGGGTACCTTTATTACTCACTTTGAGCACTCCCCCGGTTTAGTGGCTCATATCACTCTAGCGCTATTTGCTTATGCCACACTGATGATTGCAGCTTTATATGCTCTACAGTTGGCTTGGCTAGATTACAAACTGAAACAAAAAACCTCACAAGCCTTAAACCCTAACCTACCTCCATTAATGAAGGTTGAGCGCCAGCTTTTCAATATTATTTTAATAGGTAACAGCCTGCTCACCTTAACATTAATCAGCGGTCCATTATTTGTTGAAGATTTTTTCAGCAGTGGTAAAACACATAAAGCCTTGCTCTCTTTTATTGCTTGGTTAGTTTTCAATCTTTTGCTGTGGGGTCACTACAAACAAGGGTGGAGAGGAAAAAAAGTAACCTGGTTTTCAATTATAGGTGCTTTTATACTGACCTTAGCCTATTTTGGTAGCCGATTCATGCGAGAAGTCATACTCACATAATTGCTCCCCCCGTTTAGTTGACAGGTGTGGGTAAATCATTCATTAATTGAAATGCATAACATAAAAGGATTAATTTAATTTGGACGACATATCAACTGAGGTACTGTTTACCCTCCTTGCATGTCTTATCGTTATATCGGGCTATTTTTCAGGTTCAGAGACCGGCATGATGTCCTTGAACCGCTATCGATTAAAACACTTATCAAACCAAGGGCATAAAGGCGCTCGTCGTGTAGAAAAACTACTCACTCGTCCCGACCGTTTGATCGGACTTATCTTGATTGGCAACAACCTCGTCAACATTCTTGCATCGGCAATTGCAACCATCATAGGTATGCGCTTGTATGGGGATCTTGGGGTCGCTATTGCGACGGGTATTTTAACTTTAGTCGTGCTGGTTTTTGCCGAGGTCACGCCAAAAACACTGGCCGCTATATACCCAGAAAAAGTCTCCTACACCAGTAGTATTTTATTAAGAGTGTTAATGAAACTGCTGTCACCCTTAGTCATTTTGGTTAACTTTATTACCAATGGTTTCTTACGCTTACTCGGCATTAAGGGGATGACCAATAAAAACGATCATCTTAGCTCTGAAGAGTTACGCACTGTGGTTAATGAAGCGGGCAGCCTGATCCCAACTCGTCACCAAGATATGCTGGTGTCAATTTTGGATCTTGAAAATGTCACGGTAAACGACATCATGGTGCCAAGAAATGAGATTACCGGTATTGATATCAACGATGACTGGAAATCCATTGTCCGTCAGTTAACTCACTCCCCTCATGCTCGAGTGGTTTTATACCGTGACCAAATTGATGAAGTGGTCGGCATGGTTCGACTACGTGAAGCTTATCGTTTGATGTTAGAGAAGAATGAGTTTAATAAGCAAACTCTCTTAAAATCAGCCGACGAGGTGTACTTTATTCCTGAAGCGACACAACTCAATATGCAGTTGCTGAAATTCCAACGTAACAATGAACGTATTGGTCTTGTGGTCGATGAGTATGGTGACATTATTGGTTTGGTCACTCTAGAGGACATTCTGGAAGAAATTGTCGGAGAATTTACCACTTCGATGGCCCCGAGCTTGGCCGAAGAAATCACTCCACAATCGGATGGTAGCTACCTTATTGAAGGCAGTGCCAATATCCGAGATATAAATAAAGGACTGCAGTGGAATTTACCCACCGATGGCCCTCGAACCTTAAATGGGTTGATTTTGGAACATTTACAAGACATCCCTGAAACCAATGTCAGCATCACTGTTGCCAAGTATAATATGCAAGTGATTGATTTTTCAGAGAATAGAATCACTATGGTAAAAGTGTTCCCTACCGCTTAATGGATATAAAAAATCGCTCAGCCCTGTTAAGGACTGAGCGATTTTTATTTAGTGTGATTGGTATAAACTAAACTTGCAGTGTTTTTAGCATCTCTTCAGGAAGTGCTAGCTCATCATTTTTATTCACCGATACTCCCGCCTCTAAAATGGCTTTAGCAATGGCTTTAGCTTCATCGAGTGAGTGCATAGCGGCGGTACCACATTGGTACTCGTTAAGCTCAGGGATCTTATTTTGCCCTTCCACTTTAAGTACATCTTGCATAGATGCAATCCACGCACTTGCCACATCCGACTCTGATGGCGAACCAATGAGACTCATGTAAAAGCCAGTACGACATCCCATAGGAGAGATATCAATAATCTCTACAGATTGGCCGTTTAAATGGTTACGCATAAAACCGGCGTAAAGGTGCTCTAAAGTGTGGATACCCGTTTCTGAAAGGATGTCCTTATTGGGTTGTGTAAAACGAAGATCAAATACGGTAATGGTATCACCACTTGGCGTTTGCATTGTTTTGGCAACACGAACAGCAGGGGCGTGCATTTTGGTATGGTCAACGGTAAAACTATCTAATAGGGGCATAATTGATTCTCTAATGTTATTTCAGGTACGCAAAGTATTCTTTTAAGTATTGCTCAAAGCCTAGCGTATCGGCCGCTTCAATCTTCTGTTGCTTAACCACAGAATCGGACACTTCTTTATCCATGACCGCAGCAGAATACACACTGTACTGGTGTTGATTGTATTGCTCTTGATATTGGGTGCCCAAGTGCATGCCAAAGCGTCCATTTCCGCCAAGCTCTTTTACTTGTGCCAACATCTTACCTGATAACGTCAACTCAGGCTCATCAATCCACTGGCGCAGTTCATTGCACACATCTTGATAGTCATGTCCATTATTGGCTTCATCCATCACTTTCGCAATTTGTTCAAATTGGTCAAAAATGCGGTGTACCCATTGTTGCAAGGTCAGTTTTTCACCATCACAACCTATGGTTAAAGATACCCCCTTACGGCGACCTTCAGTGATAACTGAGTTCCAATTGTGTTTCCAGCAGTTGAGTTCACAGTCATCCATGGGTTCGGATTCACTCAGCGCACACCAAGTTAAAAAGACATCTAAAAAGCGGATTTGACGCTCACTGATGCCCACAGGAGTAAACGGATTCACATCAAGGGCACGTACTTCAATGTATTCGACACCATCACGCTCTAGGGCTTCTGATGGCTTCTCACCACTTTTAGCGACGCGTTTAGGTCGAATTGGCGCATAGAGTTCGTTTTCAATTTGTAGCACATTGCTATTGAGTTGCTTAAGTTGCCCCTCTTCTTCAATGCCAATTTTTGAAAAATTCTCAGAAGGTGTACGAATCGCTCGATTTAAACCTTGTAGATACTCTTCAACACTATTGAAGCTAATTTTAAGATCGCTTTGCTCACTATTAGTGTACCCCAGATCGCTGAGACGCAAAGAAGTCGCATACGGTAAATACAAAGAGCCGTTTAGGTTTTCAAACGGTAGCGAGGTTTCTCTTCCTTGCAAAAAGGTATGACAAATTGCCGGAGATGCACCAAAGAAATACGGGATTAACCAACCGAAGCGGTAATAGTTTCGAATGACGCCAAAATAAGCATCCGATTTAGCCGCTTGGCGTTGCGTATCATCTTGCTCACCAAACAAGCTATCCCAGAACGATTCTGGGAAAGAAAAGTTAAAATGCACCCCAGAAATGACCTGCATCAAACTACCATAACGGTGCTTCAAACCTTGACGGTACAAGGTTTTCATTCTGCCTGCGTTAGATGAGCCATATTGAGCCAAGGCAATATCATTTTCACTTTCGACAATGCAAGGCATGGAAAGTGGCCACAGCTGTTCATTCTCAAGCTTACTATGAGCGTAATAATGAATGTCCTGCAGTTGGGCAAGCAGTGTAGGAATATCGTTAGATACTGGAGTAATAAACTCCATCAGAGATTCAGAAAAATCTGTCGTAATCCATTTATGCGTTAAGGGAGAGCCCAAGCCTTGTGGATGTGGGGTTGTCGCTATATGGCCATTGGTTTTATAGCGAAGCGTTTCTCGCTCCACTCCACGTCCATATTGCGTAAACACCTGCTTATTTGCAGCTACCTGATTGAGGCGGTGAGAAAAAATAGTCAAAACAACATCACTTATATATTTAGAGAGCGTACTCTCAATAAACAGTCCTGCGCGAGTTATCCAGCACAGGACATAATAATACCAATCGTACTAAATAACGGGTCATTCTAGCTTGTTAAAACACTCGAAAAATTCTGCCTTGTTTTCGAGTGTTTTTCCTGCGCTATCCCTGATCACTTACTTAGTGTGATTGGTATAACTACCTATAGATGGGTCAATTAAGGCTCAATTTCAAGTGCCTGAATAGGGAAATTTAACGTCTTCAGCTGAGGCATTAACTGTTTCGCATCTCCGACAACGATAATTTGATAGTCCGCAGGGTTAAACCACTTACTCGCCATCTCGTTGAGGGTCTGTTTAGATACATTGGCAACAATACTATTTCGGGTTGCCAAATAATCATGATCCAAGTTATAGGTCAGTATCGAACTTAATAAATACGCTTTTTGTGCTGGGGTTTCATATTTTAGCGCATCTTGTTGCCCCACAGCCAAACGCATAAATTCAATTTCTTTATCAGTAAAGCCCTCTTTTGAGACATTGTCCATTTCTTTAATCAACTCGACAATAGCCGGTGCTGTAGAGTCAGCTCTTACCTGAGCGGTGGCCACAATAGCCCCTACCTCACGATTACTCGCTACATAGGTACTTGCCCCATAGGTATAGCCTTTATCTTCTCGTAAGTTTTGGTTAATACGACTATTAAAGTTACCACCTAGATTAAAGTTGGCCAGTTGCGTTAGATAGGTTTCCCCCGTTGCGTCAAACGGTAAACCTCGACGAACTAAGCGAACAGCGGCTTGCGGCGCTCCGGGCTTATCAACCAAGAATAATGTTTGCTTACCCATCGCCGATAATTTACTGCGACGTAGCAGTGGTGGCGCTTCACCTTGCCAATCTAACAAGCTCGATAAGTCCTTACGTACCTGTTGCTGTGATAAATCACCTACCAGCAAAATTTGTGTTCCCTTAGGGGTATAGAAAGTCTTATAAAAGTCTTTCACATCTTGCAAGGTGAGGTTCTGTACTGAGGCAAGCGTACCCGATGATGAACGGCTATAGATACTGTCACCGTACAACACTTCTCGCGTTGCCTGCGAAGCTAACCAACTTGGCTTTTGATGCTCATAAACCACACCTTCTAGCATCTGGCGTTTCACTCGTTTAAAGTCATCTTCTTTAAACAGTGGCTGGAACAGAGATTTTTCCACCAATGCCATAGTGGCGGTAAAGTTTTTACTTAAACTCGATACCGTCAACGTCGTATTGTATTGACCGGCAGCTAACGAAACGCTACTGCCTAATTTATCTAACTCGGCTTGTAGGGCCTCACTGCTCAGTGCTGCACTTCCTTCTGACACCATAGACGAGGTTAATGTCGCTAACCCTTCTTTGCCTACAGGGGCATAGCGATTACCCGCGGGCATTTTAATTTGCATCATCACTGTTGGCGTTTCAGAGCTTTTTGTACCTAACACTTCAATATCATTACTTAAATGAAAGGAATATAGGCTCGGCATACTACCACTCACTGCCGATTGCACCTTAGGCATCACAGAACGATCAAAGGTGTCCTTAACAAAACGATACTGCAGTGCGCTCTCATCTATTTTCTGGTGAGCAGGTAAGGTTCTTGGTGGTGTGACAAACGTGGCCGTTCTAGCCGCAAGCTGTAGCTTGTGTTTTGGTACAACCGACAATACCACCTTATGCTTATTGTGAATAAAGCCTTGGTACACATCATATACCGATGCTAACGTCACTTGGTGTAAACGGTCTAACTCGGTTTGCAGACGGTCAGGTTGTTTATAGAAGGTTTCATTAGAGGCTAACTGAGCCACTTTGCCATGCACACTTTGTACGGCAAATATCGAACTGGCTTCAGCACTACCAATCACTTGCTGTAATACATCAGGATCGATATCCGACGGTTTCAAGTTGTCAATGATGCTACGCACTTCATCGTAGAGCGGGGTAAGGTCAGGGTGCTTACGTGAATCGGCCATAACATACACATAAAAATTACACGCCAACTCAGAACACTGATGGAAAGCGCCGGCATCCAAGGCTTTTTCGGTTTTAACCAGTTTCTGGTAAAGCACACTATTGCGACCATCACCTAACACTTTAGCTAACACATCTAAGTCGGCATTGTGTTGCTCACCTAAATAGGTTGTTGGCCAACCGATCACTAGCATAGGCTGCTGTATGCGATCTTCTACTGTGACATAACGATCTTCGGTTAATTTTGCCGGTTGTTTGTCAGCGGCTTTCACCTCTGGACCTTTAGGAATAGGCGCAAAGTATTTTTCTACCCATTTAAGCACTTGCTCTGAGTCAAAGTCACCGCCTATGGTCAATACCGCATTGTTAGGGCCATACCAACGCAAGAAGAATGCTTTGAGATCATTCACATCAACTTTATCGAGATCTTCAACATAGCCAATGGTTTGCCATGAATAAGGATGCCCTTCTGGGTACATAGCCTCACCCATTTTCTCCCACATCATGCCATAAGGTCTGTTTTCATAATTTTGCGCACGTTCATTTTTTACAGTTGAACGTTGTATCTCAAATTTGCGTTGTGATACGGCCTCAAGCAAATAGCCCATACGGTCAGATTCAAGCCATAGCATTTTTTCAAGCTGATTTGATGGGACGGTTTCAAAGTAATTGGTGCGGTCATTGTTGGTGGTACCGTTAAGAGAACCCCCTGCTTGAGTTATGATCTTAAAGTGCTGTTGATCGGCCACATGTTTAGAGCCTTGAAACATCATATGCTCGAAGAAATGAGCAAAGCCTGACTTACCTATTTCCTCTCTTGCTGAGCCCACATGGTAAGTCACATCGACATGCACTAAAGGATCGGAATGATCAGGGGCTAAAATTAATGTTAAGCCATTGTTGAGTTTGTACTTTGAATAGGCAATAGAGGCTTTTCCTGGAATCGCACTCACTTGCTCAACCAATTGAATCCCAGAGTCATTCTCTTTAGATTGTGTTGGTTTCTGCTGAGTGCTACAGGCCGAGAGAAGCGCGACTACTGTCACCGCCCCCATCAACTTGCACTTAGACAATGACAAGTTGAGATGAGATAAAATCATTGTTTTTCCTTATAAATTACTCAGACCAGTGAACAGCCCAATGAGAACCATGTAACGCACGAATTTCCCCAATGTAATCAATATCAAGCAGGGAAGAAAACGCATTCGCAACCAACCGGCTGCTAAGCACAGTGGGTCACCTATGACAGGCATCCAACTAAACAAAAGAGTCCAGTAGCCATACCTTTGTAACCAAGCTATAGCTTTGTGACCATGCTTTTCTTGTTGAGTTCGATTTGGTATCAACAAACCTAGCCAATAATTAGTTAAGCCACCTAAAGTGTTGCCTAACGTCGCGACCAATAGAATACTTGAAATTGAATATTGATTAAGATTTAAGGTAGCGATTAAGGCTGCTTCTGAACCACCGGGTAACAGTGTTGCACTCAAAAAACCGGTAATGAACAATAACGTTAGCGCAGAATCGGCCAACCAAACCCCTAACTGAGAAAATACCGCATCCACTCGCTTGTGCCCTTAAACGAAAAGAGTATCGTGCCACACTCTATGCCATACGCCTATACAGCATAACATTTGCTAATCATTTTCGATAAGTATGACAACATACTACAGTAAATATGTGCAATATCATTGTTTTGCTATTACCGATAGATGAAAAAAAAGGATGCAAAAAAGCATCCCTTCTATAGTCGTCATAGGTGAAAAATTTTAAAACATTAGCCTACTAACGCTAGCAATATACCCGCAGCAACTGCCGAGCCCAATACACCCGCCACATTTGGCCCCATCGCGTGCATCAACAAGAAATTCTGTGGATTAGCATCTAACCCCACTTTATTCACCACTCGAGCGGCCATAGGTACAGCGGATACTCCTGCGGCCCCAATAAGCGGGTTGATATCTTCTTTAGAGAGCTTATTGAGCAGTTTCGCCATCAGTACTCCACCGGCGGTACCAATACTAAAGGCTACAGCACCTAAACTGAGAATACCTAAGGTTTCCACGTTTAAGAATGTATCTGCCTGCAATTTAGAGCCGACGCCTAAACCTAGAAATATCGTCACTATATTAATCAGCTCATTTTGGGCCGTTTTACTCAAACGGTCCACTACACCGGCTTCACGCATTAGGTTACCTAGACAGAACATCCCCACTAAAGGCGTTGCAGAAGGCAAAAACAAAATGGTCATCAGTAATACACCTAAAGGGAAAAACACCTTCTCAGCTTTACCTACATGACGCAATTGCCCCATTTTTATCTGCCGCTCCTCCGGTGTGGTTAACGCCTTCATAATAGGTGGCTGAATAATAGGAACCAGTGCCATATAGCTATAGGCCGATACCGCTATAGCGCCTAAAAGCTCAGGGGATAGTCTGCTGGCTAAAAAGATCGCCGTTGGTCCATCGGCACCACCAATGATGGCAATGGAAGACGCATCAGCCAAACTGAACTCCATCCCCGGCACATAGTTAAGTAAAATAGCGCCAAATAAGGTGGCAAAAATACCAAACTGAGCCGCCGCACCTAGCCACAGTGTTTTAGGGTTGGCAATCAAAGCACCAAAATCGGTCATTGCCCCTACACCCATAAAGATAAGCAACGGGAACACCCCTGTTGAAATCCCTATTTCATACACGTAGTACAACAGTCCGCCAGGATCGGTAAAGCCTGCATTAGGAATATTGGCTAACACAGCACCAAAGCCAATGGGCAGCAGTAGTAAAGGCTCAAATCCCTTACGAATAGCAAGAAAGAGGAGGCCACAACCGACTAAGATCATGCAGATCTGACCAAACTCAAAGTTAGCGATACCCGTCTCTTTCCAGAGAATCAATAAACCGTCCATGAGATTCCCTTACGCTAGGCTAAGTAGCGGTGAGCCAACTGAAACTGAATCACCCTCTTTTACATGCATACCTTGTATCACACCACCTCGTGCAGCGCGGACTTCGGTTTCCATTTTCATCGCTTCAAGAATGAGTAATACATCCCCTTCTTCAACGACTTCGCCACTGGCCACATTCACTTTAAAAATATTACCCGCTAATGGCGCAGGTACATCTTCACCACTGTTGCTAGCAACTGGAGTCGACTGTACCGCAGAAGAGGAGGCGACTGAGGTAAGTTGTCCTTGAGGGCCTACTTCTACGTCATACACTTGCCCATCCACTTTAACGCTATAAGACTCTATATGGTTATTCGACGTCGTACTAACCACTGCTGGAGTCGCTTCAAGTGTCGAACCAGGAACAGGCTCAAACATCTCCGGGTTATGACGATGTTTTAAGAATTTAAGACCCACTTGAGGGAAAAGCGCATAAGTGAGTACATCGTCTTCAATCTCTTCAGACAAAGAGATGTTATCGGCCTTAGCTTTCTTTTGTAACTCTAACGTCAGAGAGTCGAACTCATCTTCAATCAGATCGGCTGGGCGACACACAACAGGCTCAGCACCATCCAAAACCTGCTGTTGTAATTGACTATTCACGGAAGCCGGGGCTTTACCGTACTCCCCTTTCAATACACCCGCAGTTTCTTTAGTGATGCTCTTATAGCGTTCACCCGTCAACACATTAATGACCGCTTGTGTACCCACTATTTGCGAGGTCGGCGTCACTAAAGGAATATACCCCAGATCTTCACGTACACGAGGGATCTCTTGTAACACTTCATCTAGGCGATCCGCCGCCCCTTGCTCTTTAAGTTGCCCTTCCATATTGGTCAACATACCACCGGGGACTTGAGCAATTAAGATACGAGAGTCGACCCCTTTTAACTGACCTTCAAATTGAGCGTACTTTTTGCGAACTTCACGGAAGTAAGCAGCAATAGGTTCTATGTGGCTTAATTTCAGCTTGGTATCGCGCTCGGTGCCTTCTAACATAGCAACCACGGTTTCCGTTGGTGTATGCCCGTAAGTACAACTCATTGAAGAAATAGCCGTATCTAAGATATCGACCCCCGCTTCCACCGCTTTCACCGCGGTGGCTGTGCTCAATCCAGTGGTCGCATGACAATGCAGGGCCAATGGCACATCACATGACGCTTTAATTCGACTAATTAACTGTTCTGCTTCATATGGCTTAAGTAAACCAGACATGTCTTTAATACAAAGAGAGTGGCAACCTAAATCCTCTAGTCGCTTGGCGAGATCTACCCAAGTGTCTAAATTGTGCACCGGACTGGTGGTGTAAGAGAGCGTCCCTTGCGCGTGAGCGCCAACATCCACCACAGACTTAACCGCTTTTTCGAAATTACGAACATCATTCATCGCATCAAAAATACGGAATACATCCATACCATTCACATGGGAACGTTCGATAAATTTTTCTACAACGTCATCGGCATAATGGCGATAGCCCAGTAGGTTTTGCCCACGCAACAACATCTGCATAGGGGTATTTGGCATGGCTTTTTTAAGTTCACGCAAACGTTCCCACGGATCTTCACCCAAGAAACGAATGCATGAATCGAAAGTGGCTCCGCCCCAAGTTTCCAAAGACCAATAGCCAACTTTATCCAGTTCAGCGGCAATGGGTAACATATCTTCGGTACGCATACGAGTTGCGAACAAAGATTGATGTGCATCTCTTAGTACGACATCAGTAATTGCAAGAGGTTTAGACATGCTCATTAATTCCTTTTAAATTTTCTGTGGGGTTGCAACAGAACGGTGTCGCTGTATAGCGGCCGAAATAGCGGCCACAATTTTAGGGTCAACTTGGTCAGTTGATTTTGCTTGAGTTGGCTTTTTTATATTCTGCGAGTGTGTCTGTGCTGGCTGTTCAATGGGAAGCAACTTCGACATCAAACGAACAACAAAGACCAATAAGGTTAAAAAAAGAAAAACCATGGCCATACCAATAGCCATTATTGAAGCAGCTTCAGAGAGCAGAGCGGGGATGTTATCCATATTAATAAATTCCTTAGTTGTCATACCAATCGTAGTAATTAACTGATCATTCTAGCTTGTTAAAACACATGATAACGGCGTTGCAATTTTTGAATGTAGAACAACTACTTATCAAAAATAGCGCCTTGTTCTCAAGTGTTTTTCCTGCGCTATTTCTGACCACTTAATTACTGTGATTGGTATCATCCTGACAATTTGATGTTTTGACATCAAGCAACTGATTATCAATATCGCAAAGAACTTGTCAATTTTTTTACACAGATAAGTGCACATAAACACATTGCACACAAATACACTACATATACTGTGCGTAATGAAGGGAAAATACTGAGATCTTACTGAGGTTATAGAAATTTAAGTGGCCATAGATGTGAAAAAACCCCGCTAAAAAGCGAGGTTTTTAAAAGTGGCGCGTCCTGGAGGATTCGAACCTCCGACCGCCTGGTTCGTAGCCAGGTACTCTATCCAGCTGAGCTAAGGACGCGCGATGCTTCTTTGCAGAAGACTTTATAGAAATGTCGATAGTGAAATCAACACTTCGTTGTAGTGGCGCGTCCTGGAGGATTCGAACCTCCGACCGCCTGGTTCGTAGCCAGGTACTCTATCCAGCTGAGCTAAGGACGCGCAATGCTTCTTTGCAGAAGACTTTATAGAAACGTCGATAGTAAAATCAACACTTCGTTGTAGTGGCGCGTCCTGGAGGATTCGAACCTCCGACCGCCTGGTTCGTAGCCAGGTACTCTATCCAGCTGAGCTAAGGACGCGCAATGCTTCTTTGCAGAAGACTTTATAGAAATGTCGATAGTAAAATCAACACTTCGTTGTAGTGGCGCGTCCTGGAGGATTCGAACCTCCGACCGCCTGGTTCGTAGCCAGGTACTCTATCCAGCTGAGCTAAGGACGCGCAATGCTTCTTCACAGAAGACTTGTATAGAACCGTTAAATTATATTTAACCATTCATTGTAAAGTGGCGCGTCCTGGAGGATTCGAACCTCCGACCGCCTGGTTCGTAGCCAGGTACTCTATCCAGCTGAGCTAAGGACGCACAGGTATTCTCAATTTGAGAAGGGTGCGAAGTCTATCACACTTTTCAAATTAGGAAACAAAAAAATTGACCATTAAGGTCAATAAATGGCGGTGAGGGAGGGATTCGAACCCTCGATGCGGCTACAAACCACATACTCCCTTAGCAGGGGAGCGCCTTCGGCCACTCGGCCACCTCACCGCATTATT from Vibrio rarus includes the following:
- a CDS encoding M16 family metallopeptidase, which codes for MGAVTVVALLSACSTQQKPTQSKENDSGIQLVEQVSAIPGKASIAYSKYKLNNGLTLILAPDHSDPLVHVDVTYHVGSAREEIGKSGFAHFFEHMMFQGSKHVADQQHFKIITQAGGSLNGTTNNDRTNYFETVPSNQLEKMLWLESDRMGYLLEAVSQRKFEIQRSTVKNERAQNYENRPYGMMWEKMGEAMYPEGHPYSWQTIGYVEDLDKVDVNDLKAFFLRWYGPNNAVLTIGGDFDSEQVLKWVEKYFAPIPKGPEVKAADKQPAKLTEDRYVTVEDRIQQPMLVIGWPTTYLGEQHNADLDVLAKVLGDGRNSVLYQKLVKTEKALDAGAFHQCSELACNFYVYVMADSRKHPDLTPLYDEVRSIIDNLKPSDIDPDVLQQVIGSAEASSIFAVQSVHGKVAQLASNETFYKQPDRLQTELDRLHQVTLASVYDVYQGFIHNKHKVVLSVVPKHKLQLAARTATFVTPPRTLPAHQKIDESALQYRFVKDTFDRSVMPKVQSAVSGSMPSLYSFHLSNDIEVLGTKSSETPTVMMQIKMPAGNRYAPVGKEGLATLTSSMVSEGSAALSSEALQAELDKLGSSVSLAAGQYNTTLTVSSLSKNFTATMALVEKSLFQPLFKEDDFKRVKRQMLEGVVYEHQKPSWLASQATREVLYGDSIYSRSSSGTLASVQNLTLQDVKDFYKTFYTPKGTQILLVGDLSQQQVRKDLSSLLDWQGEAPPLLRRSKLSAMGKQTLFLVDKPGAPQAAVRLVRRGLPFDATGETYLTQLANFNLGGNFNSRINQNLREDKGYTYGASTYVASNREVGAIVATAQVRADSTAPAIVELIKEMDNVSKEGFTDKEIEFMRLAVGQQDALKYETPAQKAYLLSSILTYNLDHDYLATRNSIVANVSKQTLNEMASKWFNPADYQIIVVGDAKQLMPQLKTLNFPIQALEIEP
- a CDS encoding YqaA family protein → MDAVFSQLGVWLADSALTLLFITGFLSATLLPGGSEAALIATLNLNQYSISSILLVATLGNTLGGLTNYWLGLLIPNRTQQEKHGHKAIAWLQRYGYWTLLFSWMPVIGDPLCLAAGWLRMRFLPCLILITLGKFVRYMVLIGLFTGLSNL
- a CDS encoding sodium ion-translocating decarboxylase subunit beta; translation: MDGLLILWKETGIANFEFGQICMILVGCGLLFLAIRKGFEPLLLLPIGFGAVLANIPNAGFTDPGGLLYYVYEIGISTGVFPLLIFMGVGAMTDFGALIANPKTLWLGAAAQFGIFATLFGAILLNYVPGMEFSLADASSIAIIGGADGPTAIFLASRLSPELLGAIAVSAYSYMALVPIIQPPIMKALTTPEERQIKMGQLRHVGKAEKVFFPLGVLLMTILFLPSATPLVGMFCLGNLMREAGVVDRLSKTAQNELINIVTIFLGLGVGSKLQADTFLNVETLGILSLGAVAFSIGTAGGVLMAKLLNKLSKEDINPLIGAAGVSAVPMAARVVNKVGLDANPQNFLLMHAMGPNVAGVLGSAVAAGILLALVG
- the oadA gene encoding sodium-extruding oxaloacetate decarboxylase subunit alpha codes for the protein MSKPLAITDVVLRDAHQSLFATRMRTEDMLPIAAELDKVGYWSLETWGGATFDSCIRFLGEDPWERLRELKKAMPNTPMQMLLRGQNLLGYRHYADDVVEKFIERSHVNGMDVFRIFDAMNDVRNFEKAVKSVVDVGAHAQGTLSYTTSPVHNLDTWVDLAKRLEDLGCHSLCIKDMSGLLKPYEAEQLISRIKASCDVPLALHCHATTGLSTATAVKAVEAGVDILDTAISSMSCTYGHTPTETVVAMLEGTERDTKLKLSHIEPIAAYFREVRKKYAQFEGQLKGVDSRILIAQVPGGMLTNMEGQLKEQGAADRLDEVLQEIPRVREDLGYIPLVTPTSQIVGTQAVINVLTGERYKSITKETAGVLKGEYGKAPASVNSQLQQQVLDGAEPVVCRPADLIEDEFDSLTLELQKKAKADNISLSEEIEDDVLTYALFPQVGLKFLKHRHNPEMFEPVPGSTLEATPAVVSTTSNNHIESYSVKVDGQVYDVEVGPQGQLTSVASSSAVQSTPVASNSGEDVPAPLAGNIFKVNVASGEVVEEGDVLLILEAMKMETEVRAARGGVIQGMHVKEGDSVSVGSPLLSLA
- a CDS encoding oxaloacetate decarboxylase subunit gamma, coding for MDNIPALLSEAASIMAIGMAMVFLFLTLLVFVVRLMSKLLPIEQPAQTHSQNIKKPTQAKSTDQVDPKIVAAISAAIQRHRSVATPQKI